GCGTGGCTGCGGCGGCGTATTTTCCAAGGCGACATGGTAAGGCTGCGCAGCCGTCATTGGCCTGTGAGTCCTGATCCGGCCTGTCAAAGGCGCTGATGGGCAGCGCCAACGGCTGGTAATCGGCCAGCAGGGCGCAGACGGTTCCCTGGCGAACATCGGCAGCGAACAACCACTGCGGTGAAAGCGAAACGCCCGGACCCGAAAGCGCCATCCCGACTGACCGGGCTGGCGCTCCAGTGCGAAGCACTCATGTAAGGGCCGCTTCACAGCCCAGCGGGAGCAAGCGCCCTCGCCACAATGACTTCGACTGGCGGGGCAGTTACAGCAACCGCCGCTGTACAGCCTCTTCCAACGTGCTGCGCGTCAGGGCTTGCACCACGTCACGGGTGTCCTGCTGGAACGGAATGCCAAAAATCAGTACCAGATGCATCCAGGTTCGCACCGACTCACTCTTCTGCACGCGCCCCAGTTCCTTGCCGTCCTTGTCCTTGAACACCGTTTCGAGGGTAAAGGTGTTCTCGGCCGTGGAGGGGATCACGAAAAATGTCGCGCCGGTGATGATGGCCGAGGCCATGCTGAACTGTTCGTTGTTGCTCAAGGTGGCTTCGGCGTAGATGTCCGACTCGACCTTGTCGGTGCTGACCCGCGCGAAGCGCCCGGAATCGCGGAACGTCTCGGCCACGGACGTTTCCCATGCGGTGGCCTGGGCGCCCGAAGCGGCCACGGCCGGGCCGCTGTTGACCTGGTTCTGCGCGGTGGTGCGCAGGAAGGCGCTGGGTTTGGCGGCGGGCGTGGCGGCGGCCGGTGGCCAGGTCTTCACGTCAGGTAATTCGTGTTGCGAGTAGGACACGCAGCCGGTCAGCAGGACGGCGGCCAGCACCAGGCTGTGTTTGATGAAACCCATCATGTGTTGCTCCTTATTGTTTGGCCAGGCGTGCGGTGGCGGTGTCCAGCAGCTGTGCGACCAACTGGTTCATTTGCTGGGCACCCATGGTTGGCGCCCAATATTCGCGGCCATACAGGCCAACATTGCGCTCCAGCTTGACCTCTTCCTTGGCCGCAGCCAGTTCCTTGCCGTCGCGGTCGACGATCACCAGATTGCCGGCGACGTCGAAACTGTCGACATAGATAGGGCCGTTAACCCAGATCCAGACCGTCAGCGTCAGCAACGCGCCAGGGAAGTAGCCCGGGTGCGGGGCGCGATGACCTTTGAGGGACGTCATGTTGAACTTGAGCAACACATCGTTCTCGCCCAGGCGTGTCGGGTATTCGGTGACCTGCTTGAAGTAGCCGCCGGTTTGCACGTACTGATTGAGCTGGGCCGTGAGCGAGCGGCTGATGGCCGTGCGCGTGGCATCGTTGACATCGGGGGCAGTCACGGCGACATCGGCGATTTGTGCGATACGCGGGCTGCTGACGGGAGCCGGGTGTTGCGGAGCGCCCACTGGGCCGGTGACGGTGTAGGACACGCAGCCGGTCATCGACAGGGTGGCGATGAGGGCAGTGGCCTTGAGAAGTGTTTTGAACACGGAATGTCCTTATAGGGTTGATGGCACTTTAGTGTCTCGACTTGGGGGCCGGTAACTTGAGGGAAAACCAGAACGGTATCAAGGGGCTGGAGAGGAAAATGGCGAGGCCTGTCAGCCGCCGGAAAATAATTTCAACCGGTTAACCCGAACCGTGAGTGCGTTGCGTCTGAGCTTGTGTACGAATCATTCACTCACGAGGTTCAGTCCATGTCCCGTCCACTCCCCTTTATGCGTCCTGCTGCCCAGGGCTTCGCCGTGACTTTGCTGGTGGCGTTGGCCGGTTGTGGGTTGTCTTCCCGAGAGGCTGCCAGGCCGTCCGAACCGGTGGCCGTGGCGCCCAGCGTCGTACCGCAAGGCGAGCTCACCGAAGTGCGCCAGTCGACGGTCAAGCGCATGCTCATGAAGCCGGCATCGATGCCCGCCCCGAGCGTGGCGAGCGATGCCATCGCCGCAGGTTACCGCGACGAATCGCGTGAGCAGTACGAAAAACTGCCGGATAACCCGATCCACAGCGTTGCCGAAACGCCGGTCTCGACCTTCAGCGTGGATGTCGACACCGGCAGCTATGCCAATGTGCGCCGTTTGCTCAATCAAGGCAGCCTGCCGCCCGAAGGGGCCGTGCGACTGGAGGAAATGGTCAACTACTTTCCTTACCACTACGCCCTGCCCACCGACGGTTCGCCCTTTGGCGTGACCACCGAGGTGGCCCCATCGCCGTGGAACCCCCACACCCGCTTGCTGCGCATCGGCATCAAGGCCAGCGACCGTGCCGTGGCGGATCTGGCGCCGGCCAACCTGGTATTCCTGGTGGACGTATCCGGTTCCATGGACCGTCGCGAAGGGCTGCCGCTGGTCAAGAGCACGCTGAAACTGCTGGTGGACCAATTGCGCGATCAGGATCGGGTGTCCCTGGTGGTCTATGCCGGTGAATCCCGGGTGGTGCTCAAGCCCACCTCGGGGCGCGACAAGGTGAAAATCCGCAACGCCATCGACCAACTCGATGCCGGTGGTTCAACCGCAGGGGCGTCGGGTATCGAACTGGCCTATCAAATGGCTCGGGAAAGCTTTATCGACAAGGGCATCAACCGCATCCTGCTGGCCACCGATGGCGACTTCAACGTCGGCGTCAGTGATTTCGACAGTCTCAAGCAGATGGCGGTGGATCAGCGTAAAAGCGGCGTCTCCCTGACGACGCTGGGCTTCGGTGTGGATAACTACAATGAACACCTGATGGAGCAATTGGCCGATGCGGGTGACGGTAACTATGCCTACATCGACAACCTGCTCGAAGCGCGCAAGGTGTTGGTGGACCAGCTCAGCTCAACCCTGGCGGTGGTGGCGCGGGATGTGAAGTTGCAGGTGGAGTTCAACCCCGCCCAAGTCAGCGAATATCGCCTGTTGGGGTATGAGAACCGCGCACTCAAGCGTGAGGATTTCAACAACGACAAGGTCGATGCGGGTGAGATCGGTGCCGGGCATACGGTGACGGCCTTGTATGAAATTGTCCCCAAGGGCCAGCCGGGCTGGTTGGAGCCGCTGCGTTATGCCAGCACGCCCCAGTCGGAGGGTAAATCAGGCGAATTGGCGATGTTGCGCGTACGCTACAAACCCGCTGAGGGCGGTAGCAGCCGATTGATCGAGCATCCCATTGCGGGCGTGCAGAACGACGACAAGCCTAGCGATGACCTGCGTTTCTCCGCCGCCGTGGCGGCCTTCGCCCAGCAGCTCAAGGGGGATGGGCGTTACACTGGAACGATGAGCTTGAAGGACACTGCACAATTGGCCCGCTCGGCCCGAGGTGACGACCCGTTTGGCTTGCGCGGCGAGTTTGTGCAGTTGGTGGAGCTTGCCCAGAGCCTCGAGCCTGCGCCCAAACGCTGATCCTGGCCACAGCGGGGATCAGAATGTAGGAGCGAGCTTGCTCGCGATGGCGTCGGATCAGTCAATGATGAGCATGACCGGTCCACCGCTATCGCGAGCAAGCTCGCACACAAGGTTCCCTTGTTGTCTGCCAGACTGTGTGCAATGACCGGAAAGGAGTTCGTCACCTACATGCCCGCTGCGCTTGATTCTCCCAGCGACGAATCGCTGCTGGCCCGCTACCGCAACGGCGACGGGGCTTCTTTTGAAGTCCTCTACGCGCGCCATCGGCAAGGGCTTTACCGTTTCCTGGTGTCCTTGAGCAACAAAGCCGAATTGGCCGAGGAGGTTTTCCAGGAGACTTGGCTCAGCCTGATTCGCAGCACCACCCAGCCACAAGGCCGGGCGAGTTTTCGTACCTGGCTGTTCCAGATTGCCCGCAACCGCTTGATCGATAACTGGCGCAAACACGGGGTCCACACCCCGTTGCATGACAGTTACGACGAGCAGCTTCACGTCCAGCCCGACGACACCGGCAGCCCTGAGCAACAGTTGAGCTTGAGCCGCGATCAGGCCCGTCTCGACGCCGCGTTGCAGGCCTTGCCCGAGGATCAGCGGGAGGTCTTCCTGCTGCGCCTGCACGGCGACCTGGAGCTGCCGCAGATCGCCGCCTTGACCGGCGCTCCGCTGGAAACGGTCAAAAGCCGCTTGCGTTACGCCCAGCAGAAATTGCAGCGACTGCTGGCCGAGGAGGTACCTGCATGATTGATTCCAAACACACTCCGGATCCCGACGACGAAATGCTGATCGAGCATTTTCGCCAACACGCCAGTGCCGAGCCGCCGGCCTCCCTGGACGCCTTCATCCTGGCCACCGCCCGCCGTGAAGCCCCGACGCCGACGCCAGGCCTGTGGTCGCGCTGGCTGCAAGCCTGCCAACGGCCGCGTTGGCAAATGGCATTCGCCACGGTCGCCGGTGTGGCGCTGATGATCGGCCTGGTGCTGCGTTCGCCCGTGCCCCATGACGAGCTGTCCTCACCCGCCTCGATGGAGTTTTCCGCCGATCGGCAAGCACCCGCCGTTGCCGCGGCACCGCCGCCGGCCATGCCCGCCCCAGCCCCGATCACCCGCATGGAGCTCCAGGGCGAACTGACCCGTGACCCGGTAAGCCCGATGCAATCCTTGGCGCAAAAGCCTGCGGCGAAAATGAGCAAATCCGCGCCGGCAGCCTTGCCATCGCTGGAGCAAAGCCTGATGGAAATCCTGCGGTTGCGCGAAGCGGGTGAGGGCAAGGCCGCTGATGAGAAGTTACTGGCGTTGCACGAGCGTTTTCCCAAGGAAGACCTGCCGGCGCGGTTGGAGGCGTTGCAAAAGCGTTGAGTGAGCGCCCACAAAAAAGCCCCAGGCCTTGCGACCTGGGGCTTTTGATTCTGAAGATGGTGCACCAGGCGGGATTCGAACCCACGACCCCTGCCTTCGGAGGGCAGTACTCTATCCAGCTGAGCTACTGGTGCAACGCGGGCGCCATGATACTCATATGCGTGGCGGGCGTCCATGCTACTGAATCGCCTGCGTTTTCATGCGGTTCTGCGGCTCTTGGCTACGCTGATCAGAAAAAGCGGGCAAATTCGGCTTTTTCGTTCTTTTTTTCGAACAGCCTATTGTCCTTCACCCCTATCGGCCCTAGGATTCGTTTGAGATTTCAAACGCTCTTGTCTGGGTGCTGAACCGCACGTCTGTGCTTATGTGCGTTATTTCTGTGCTTCAGCCCGGTGAATGATTTCCCTGACGGCAGCCCTTGAGGCGCCTTTCTACAAATCTAATTCGCTCCGCGCGTGCGCGGTGCTGTTAAGGAAAGCCGACATGCAGCTTAAAGACACCCAGTTGTTCCGCCAGCAAGCCTTTATCGATGGCGCTTGGGTCGATGCGGACAATGGTCAGACAATCAAGGTCACCAACCCGGCGACGGGCGAAGTGCTGGGCACCGTGCCGAAGATGGGCGCTGCCGAAACCCGTCGGGCGATTGAAGCCGCCGACAAGGCACTGCCGGCCTGGCGTGCGCTGACCGCCAAGGAGCGCGCCAACAAGCTGCGCCGCTGGTACGAATTGCTGATCGAAAACCAGGACGACCTCGGTCGCCTGATGACCCTGGAACAAGGCAAGCCCCTGGCCGAAGCCAAGGGCGAAATCGTCTACGCCGCCTCGTTCATCGAATGGTTCGCCGAAGAAGCCAAGCGCATCTACGGTGACGTGATTCCCGGCCACCAGCCCGACAAGCGCCTGATCGTGATCAAGCAGCCGATCGGCGTGACCGCGGCCATTACCCCGTGGAACTTCCCGGCCGCGATGATCACCCGCAAGGCTGGCCCGGCCCTGGCTGCCGGTTGCACCATGGTCATCAAGCCAGCTTCGCAAACTCCGTTCTCGGCCCTGGCCCTGGTGGAACTGGCGCACCGTGCCGGCATCCCGCAAGGCGTGTTGAGCGTCGTTACCGGCAGCGCCGGCGACATTGGTGGCGAGCTGACCAGCAACCCGATCGTGCGTAAGCTGTCCTTCACCGGCTCGACCGAGATCGGTCGCCAGTTGATGGCCGAATGTGCGAAGGACATCAAGAAAGTTTCCCTGGAACTGGGCGGCAACGCGCCGTTCATCGTGTTCGACGACGCGGACCTGGATAAGGCCGTCGAAGGCGCGATCATTTCCAAATACCGCAACAACGGCCAGACCTGCGTCTGCGCCAACCGTCTGTACATCCAGGATTCGGTGTACGACGCGTTTGCCGAAAAACTCAAGGCAGCGGTCGCCAAGCTCAAGATCGGCAACGGTCTGGACGATGGCACCACCACCGGTCCCTTGATCGATGGCAAAGCGGTCGCCAAGGTGCAGGAACATATCGCCGATGCTGTCAGCAAGGGCGCGACCGTGCTGACGGGCGGCAAGGCGATGGAAGGCAACTTCTTCGAGCCGACCATTCTGACCAACGTACCGAAAAACGCGGCCGTGGCGAAGGAAGAAACCTTCGGCCCGCTGGCGCCGCTGTTCCGTTTCAAAGACGAAGCTGAAGTGATCGCGATGTCCAACGACACCGAGTTCGGCCTGGCCTCGTATTTCTATGCCCGCGACCTGGGCCGTGTGTTCCGTGTGGCCGAGGCCCTGGAATACGGCATGGTCGGCGTCAACACCGGGTTGATTTCCAACGAAGTCGCGCCATTCGGCGGCATCAAGGCTTCGGGCCTGGGCCGTGAAGGCTCCAAGTACGGCATCGAGGATTACCTGGAAATCAAATACCTCTGCCTGGGTATCTGATCGGCTTCAAGCGCAAAGGGCACGAGAGCGCTGTCCCTTTGCATGTTTCACCCGTTCTGTTTCTTGTGGCCGGAACGCTGTGGCAGTCGATCATCGCATGCTGTCGCAGTTGCCTCCCCGCCATGTACTCCTTGGACCACGCCGACCGATGAGCGGCGAATGAGGACTTTAATGAGCAAGACTAACGCTGACTTGATGGCCCGCCGTACCGCCGCTGTTCCCCGTGGCGTCGGCCAGATTCACCCGATCTTCGCCGAATCGGCGAAGAACGCCACGGTAACCGACGTCGAGGGGCGTGAATTCATCGACTTCGCCGGCGGCATCGCCGTACTGAACACCGGCCACGTGCACCCGAAAATCATCGCCGCCGTGACCGCACAGTTGAACAAGCTGACCCACACCTGCTTCCAGGTCCTGGCCTATGAGCCGTACGTGGAACTGTGCGAAAAAATCAACGCCAAGGTGCCGGGTGATTTCGCCAAGAAAACCCTGCTGGTGACCACCGGTTCGGAAGCGGTGGAAAACGCCGTGAAAATCGCCCGCGCCGCCACGGGCCGTGCTGGTGTGATTGCCTTCACCGGCGCTTACCACGGTCGCACCATGATGACCTTGGGCCTGACCGGTAAAGTCGTGCCGTACTCGGCCGGCATGGGCTTGATGCCCGGCGGTATCTTCCGCGCGTTGTACCCGAACGAACTGCACGGCGTGAGCATCGACGATTCCATCGCCAGCATCGAGCGCATCTTCAAGAACGACGCCGAGCCGCGTGACATCGCGGCAATCATCATCGAGCCGGTGCAGGGCGAGGGTGGTTTCTACGTAGCGCCCAAGGCATTCATGCAGCGCCTGCGCGCCCTGTGCGACCAGCACGGCATCCTGCTGATCGCTGACGAAGTACAGACCGGCGCCGGTCGTACCGGCACCTTCTTCGCCATGGAGCAGATGGGCGTTGCCGCCGACCTGACCACCTTCGCCAAATCCATTGCCGGCGGCTTCCCGTTGGCCGGTGTGTGCGGCAAGGCCGAGTACATGGATGCTATCGCGCCGGGTGGCCTGGGCGGCACCTATGCCGGTAGCCCGATCGCCTGTGCGGCGGCACTGGCGGTGATGGAAGTGTTCGAAGAAGAACACCTGCTCGATCGCTGCAAGGCCGTGGGCGAACGTCTGGTGACCGGCCTCAAGGCTATCCAGAAGAAGTATCCGGTGATCGGTGAAGTGCGTGCCCTGGGCGCGATGATCGCCGTGGAGCTGTTCGAAAACGGCGACTCCCACAAGCCCAATGCCGCGGCGGTAGCTCAGGTCGTGGCCAAGGCGCGCGACAAGGGTCTGATCCTGCTGTCCTGCGGCACCTACGGCAACGTTCTGCGGGTGCTGGTGCCGCTGACTGCGCCGGACGAGCAAATGGATAAAGGCCTGGCGATCATCGAAGAGTGCTTCTCCGAGCTCTGAGCCCGGGTTGTGCGCTGATCCACAAAAACCCGCCTGTTGGCGGGTTTTTTCATGTCCGCGAGCCCGCTAGCTGGATTTTGAGCTGTCTGGAACGGTCGCCAGCGTCTAAGGTGCAAGTATGGCAAGGGAGCAATGCTGCATGACTGCTGTGGATTTACCTGCTGTACCCCGTGTGTTGATCGCCGAGGCCGATCCGGCGGCCCGTGAGCTGCTCGAACAGGTGTTGTCGGGTGTGCGCTGTGATGCCCGGGTGGACACGTGCGAGGAGGGCCGGCAGGCGCTGGATTTGCTGGCGAGCCAGCCCTATGACCTGGTGATCGCCGATTGGGAGCTGCCGGGAGTCGATGGCTTGGCGATCTTGCGTGGCCTTCGCCAGCAGCATCGCAGCCCGCCGTTGCCGTTCATCCTGATGAGTCGGCGCAACGACAGCGCCAGCGTGCGCGAGGTCTTGCCGCTGGCGCCGACTGCCTATTTGACCAAGCCCCTGAACCGGGAGAACCTGACCCAGCGTTTGCAGGGGTTGTTAGTGGGCGGCGGTGAAGAAACCTCCAACGAGGCGCCGATCCCTGGGCCGGGCCTGACCTTGCCGACCTTCCTGGAACGTCGGCGTGACCTGTCCGAGGGCGCGCCCTTGATGGCCGATGTGCATGTGGCGATCAAGCGCAGCCTCAACCCCGGCGGCCTTGACCTGAAGCTGCTCGAAGAAGAAATCCGCACCGACCCGCAGATCACCGCGGTGCTGATCGCTGCAGCCAACGGCGCTGCCCAGCATCAGGGCGGTGGCCCGGTACAGACCGTGGCCCAGGCGCTGCACCAGCTCGGCACCGGGCAAAGCATGAACCTGATCCTCGGCCTGACCCTCAAGCGCTGCGCCCGGCTCAGCGTTCCGTGCCTGGCGGACTACGCCGAGCGTTACTGGGAGCTGTCGCTGCACACGGCCGAATACGCCCGGACGATGGCGCGGTTGCTGGACCTGGAGCCGGAGCGCTGTTATTGCGCCGGATTATTGCATCGCTTGGGCGACCTGGCGTTGTTGCGCTGCCTGGAAGAGTGGAAACAGGCCGGCGGCGAGCTCGACGAGCCAGAGGAAGTCGGCGACTCGCTGGACATGTTCGGCGCCAGTTTCGGCTCGGCGTTACGTGCCCGCTGGCGTCTGCCGTTGGAACTGCGGGAGTTGATTGCGGCGGTCTATAGCCTGGGGGCGGGGTGTATTCGCGAGAAGCCTTGGTGATGAACATGG
The sequence above is drawn from the Pseudomonas sp. St316 genome and encodes:
- a CDS encoding RNA polymerase sigma factor, which translates into the protein MPAALDSPSDESLLARYRNGDGASFEVLYARHRQGLYRFLVSLSNKAELAEEVFQETWLSLIRSTTQPQGRASFRTWLFQIARNRLIDNWRKHGVHTPLHDSYDEQLHVQPDDTGSPEQQLSLSRDQARLDAALQALPEDQREVFLLRLHGDLELPQIAALTGAPLETVKSRLRYAQQKLQRLLAEEVPA
- the gabT gene encoding 4-aminobutyrate--2-oxoglutarate transaminase, with protein sequence MSKTNADLMARRTAAVPRGVGQIHPIFAESAKNATVTDVEGREFIDFAGGIAVLNTGHVHPKIIAAVTAQLNKLTHTCFQVLAYEPYVELCEKINAKVPGDFAKKTLLVTTGSEAVENAVKIARAATGRAGVIAFTGAYHGRTMMTLGLTGKVVPYSAGMGLMPGGIFRALYPNELHGVSIDDSIASIERIFKNDAEPRDIAAIIIEPVQGEGGFYVAPKAFMQRLRALCDQHGILLIADEVQTGAGRTGTFFAMEQMGVAADLTTFAKSIAGGFPLAGVCGKAEYMDAIAPGGLGGTYAGSPIACAAALAVMEVFEEEHLLDRCKAVGERLVTGLKAIQKKYPVIGEVRALGAMIAVELFENGDSHKPNAAAVAQVVAKARDKGLILLSCGTYGNVLRVLVPLTAPDEQMDKGLAIIEECFSEL
- a CDS encoding VWA domain-containing protein, with amino-acid sequence MSRPLPFMRPAAQGFAVTLLVALAGCGLSSREAARPSEPVAVAPSVVPQGELTEVRQSTVKRMLMKPASMPAPSVASDAIAAGYRDESREQYEKLPDNPIHSVAETPVSTFSVDVDTGSYANVRRLLNQGSLPPEGAVRLEEMVNYFPYHYALPTDGSPFGVTTEVAPSPWNPHTRLLRIGIKASDRAVADLAPANLVFLVDVSGSMDRREGLPLVKSTLKLLVDQLRDQDRVSLVVYAGESRVVLKPTSGRDKVKIRNAIDQLDAGGSTAGASGIELAYQMARESFIDKGINRILLATDGDFNVGVSDFDSLKQMAVDQRKSGVSLTTLGFGVDNYNEHLMEQLADAGDGNYAYIDNLLEARKVLVDQLSSTLAVVARDVKLQVEFNPAQVSEYRLLGYENRALKREDFNNDKVDAGEIGAGHTVTALYEIVPKGQPGWLEPLRYASTPQSEGKSGELAMLRVRYKPAEGGSSRLIEHPIAGVQNDDKPSDDLRFSAAVAAFAQQLKGDGRYTGTMSLKDTAQLARSARGDDPFGLRGEFVQLVELAQSLEPAPKR
- the gabD gene encoding NADP-dependent succinate-semialdehyde dehydrogenase, which codes for MQLKDTQLFRQQAFIDGAWVDADNGQTIKVTNPATGEVLGTVPKMGAAETRRAIEAADKALPAWRALTAKERANKLRRWYELLIENQDDLGRLMTLEQGKPLAEAKGEIVYAASFIEWFAEEAKRIYGDVIPGHQPDKRLIVIKQPIGVTAAITPWNFPAAMITRKAGPALAAGCTMVIKPASQTPFSALALVELAHRAGIPQGVLSVVTGSAGDIGGELTSNPIVRKLSFTGSTEIGRQLMAECAKDIKKVSLELGGNAPFIVFDDADLDKAVEGAIISKYRNNGQTCVCANRLYIQDSVYDAFAEKLKAAVAKLKIGNGLDDGTTTGPLIDGKAVAKVQEHIADAVSKGATVLTGGKAMEGNFFEPTILTNVPKNAAVAKEETFGPLAPLFRFKDEAEVIAMSNDTEFGLASYFYARDLGRVFRVAEALEYGMVGVNTGLISNEVAPFGGIKASGLGREGSKYGIEDYLEIKYLCLGI